One Ascaphus truei isolate aAscTru1 chromosome 22, aAscTru1.hap1, whole genome shotgun sequence DNA segment encodes these proteins:
- the SCO1 gene encoding protein SCO1 homolog, mitochondrial isoform X2, which yields MSTLPPPPHGQKAKSGPSKPGPVSWKSLAITVAFGGVLMAGMKYLKKEKEDKIEQERKRSLGKPLLGGPFSLIDNCGQPKTDADYHGQWVLLYFGFTHCPDICPEEMEKMVLVVDEIDKIPTLPNLTPLFITIDPDRDDKDAVARYVKEFSPKLIGLTGSAEQIEKVAKAYRVYFSSGPKDEDNDYIVDHTIIMYLIGPDGAFVDYYGQNKRNTEISASIASHMRNVKQAI from the exons ATGAGTACACTGCCCCCACCTCCACATGGGCAGAAAGCAAAGTCAGGGCCTTCCAAACCAGGG CCCGTCTCATGGAAATCCTTGGCAATTACTGTCGCCTTTGGGGGAGTTTTAATGGCTGGTATGAAGTACCttaaaaaggaaaaagaagacA AGATTGAGCAGGAGAGGAAGCGTTCCCTGGGGAAGCCTTTACTGGGCGGACCCTTCTCTTTGATCGATAACTGCGGCCAGCCCAAAACAGACGCAGATTACCACGGTCAGTGGGTCCTGCTGTACTTCGGCTTCACACACTGTCCGGACATCTGCCCGGAAGAAATGGAAAAGATGGTCCTTGTGGTGGATGAAATTG ACAAAATACCGACACTCCCTAATCTAACCCCACTGTTTATAACCATCGATCCCGACCGAGACGACAAGGATGCGGTGGCCCGATATGTTAAAG AGTTTTCCCCGAAGCTGATTGGATTGACTGGTTCAGCTGAACAAATCGAGAAGGTGGCCAAAGCGTACAGGGTTTACTTCAGCTCCGGCCCGAAGGATGAAGATAACGATTACATA GTGGACCACACGATTATCATGTATCTGATCGGACCGGATGGCGCCTTCGTTGATTATTATGGACAAAACAAGAGGAATACAGAAATTTCAGCGTCGATCGCATCCCACATGAGGAATGTGAAACAGGCGATTTAG
- the SCO1 gene encoding protein SCO1 homolog, mitochondrial isoform X1: MAAVTAVLCGRLGAQFPGRLSRVSHSRAAAVTFPVTRWQNYIGKIHPMSTLPPPPHGQKAKSGPSKPGPVSWKSLAITVAFGGVLMAGMKYLKKEKEDKIEQERKRSLGKPLLGGPFSLIDNCGQPKTDADYHGQWVLLYFGFTHCPDICPEEMEKMVLVVDEIDKIPTLPNLTPLFITIDPDRDDKDAVARYVKEFSPKLIGLTGSAEQIEKVAKAYRVYFSSGPKDEDNDYIVDHTIIMYLIGPDGAFVDYYGQNKRNTEISASIASHMRNVKQAI; the protein is encoded by the exons ATGGCGGCAGTGACCGCAGTGCTGTGCGGGCGGCTGGGGGCGCAGTTCCCGGGGAGGCTCTCCCGGGTTTCACACAGCCGGGCCGCg GCTGTAACTTTCCCAGTTACAAGATGGCAAAACTACATCGGGAAAATTCACCCAATGAGTACACTGCCCCCACCTCCACATGGGCAGAAAGCAAAGTCAGGGCCTTCCAAACCAGGG CCCGTCTCATGGAAATCCTTGGCAATTACTGTCGCCTTTGGGGGAGTTTTAATGGCTGGTATGAAGTACCttaaaaaggaaaaagaagacA AGATTGAGCAGGAGAGGAAGCGTTCCCTGGGGAAGCCTTTACTGGGCGGACCCTTCTCTTTGATCGATAACTGCGGCCAGCCCAAAACAGACGCAGATTACCACGGTCAGTGGGTCCTGCTGTACTTCGGCTTCACACACTGTCCGGACATCTGCCCGGAAGAAATGGAAAAGATGGTCCTTGTGGTGGATGAAATTG ACAAAATACCGACACTCCCTAATCTAACCCCACTGTTTATAACCATCGATCCCGACCGAGACGACAAGGATGCGGTGGCCCGATATGTTAAAG AGTTTTCCCCGAAGCTGATTGGATTGACTGGTTCAGCTGAACAAATCGAGAAGGTGGCCAAAGCGTACAGGGTTTACTTCAGCTCCGGCCCGAAGGATGAAGATAACGATTACATA GTGGACCACACGATTATCATGTATCTGATCGGACCGGATGGCGCCTTCGTTGATTATTATGGACAAAACAAGAGGAATACAGAAATTTCAGCGTCGATCGCATCCCACATGAGGAATGTGAAACAGGCGATTTAG